One segment of Bacillus alkalisoli DNA contains the following:
- a CDS encoding RidA family protein yields the protein MKSIFEVGNLKSNGHYALATIHNETVYVSGQFSIDPTTREKKFGTIEEETLQALKNVEMILEEAGSKKDQIIRMTLYIPDVKLWDKVDAVYREFFGEYKPARTVVPTNELHFGFKIEIDAIAYI from the coding sequence ATGAAAAGTATTTTTGAAGTTGGAAATTTAAAATCAAATGGGCATTATGCTCTGGCAACAATTCACAATGAAACGGTCTATGTTTCTGGGCAGTTTTCTATTGATCCGACAACCCGTGAAAAGAAATTTGGAACCATAGAAGAAGAAACATTACAAGCGCTTAAAAATGTAGAAATGATTTTAGAAGAAGCAGGAAGTAAAAAAGACCAAATCATTCGGATGACCTTATACATTCCAGATGTTAAATTATGGGATAAGGTGGATGCGGTATATAGAGAATTCTTTGGAGAGTATAAACCTGCACGTACAGTGGTGCCAACAAATGAATTGCATTTTGGTTTCAAAATTGAAATAGATGCGATTGCCTATATTTAG
- a CDS encoding threonine synthase, with amino-acid sequence MEQYRCNSCGQKHPVTATRWRCDCEGVLDLVKDKPTIDVTVWNQYPNSLWRYFETMPFSKDSKTWELITMGEGQSPLIVLDPLEPHTYVKVDYMMPTLSFKDRGSAILMTKAKELGASKVIADSSGNAGTSIAAYAARCNILCDIYLSAETSPKKIAQVKAHGATIKEIHGTREDVAAAAQKAVKKENVFYASHVYNPFFYEGTKTYAYEIFEQLKGVPDSLIIPVGNGTLLLGAYFGFRELLENGLIEKMPKLIAIQAANCAPLVRAFENGEETTKSVANKGTLAEGIAIASPARGKQILEAVRETNGTFLAINEDEIQLARSILAAKGFYVEITSAVNYAGYLKYKNSPEEKIIIPLCGAGIKS; translated from the coding sequence ATGGAACAATATAGATGCAACAGTTGTGGACAAAAGCATCCTGTTACGGCTACTAGGTGGCGCTGTGATTGTGAGGGAGTCTTAGATTTAGTGAAAGATAAACCAACAATTGATGTAACTGTTTGGAATCAGTATCCGAATTCGTTGTGGCGCTATTTCGAAACCATGCCATTTTCAAAAGATTCAAAGACTTGGGAATTGATCACAATGGGTGAAGGTCAATCTCCTTTAATCGTTCTTGATCCTCTAGAGCCTCATACATATGTAAAAGTAGATTACATGATGCCAACCCTATCGTTTAAAGACAGAGGTTCCGCTATTCTAATGACAAAGGCAAAGGAACTTGGCGCATCAAAAGTGATAGCCGATAGTAGTGGTAATGCGGGAACATCGATTGCTGCCTATGCCGCACGGTGTAACATATTGTGCGACATTTATTTAAGTGCTGAAACCTCTCCAAAAAAGATTGCTCAAGTAAAAGCACACGGTGCAACGATTAAGGAAATTCATGGTACTCGTGAAGACGTGGCCGCTGCAGCACAAAAAGCAGTAAAGAAAGAAAACGTGTTTTATGCAAGTCATGTGTACAATCCTTTCTTTTATGAGGGGACGAAAACGTACGCATATGAAATTTTCGAGCAACTAAAAGGTGTACCGGATTCATTAATCATCCCAGTTGGGAATGGTACCCTATTGCTTGGGGCTTACTTTGGTTTTCGAGAGTTATTAGAAAACGGATTGATTGAAAAAATGCCAAAACTAATTGCTATCCAAGCAGCTAACTGTGCACCTCTTGTCCGTGCCTTTGAAAACGGGGAGGAAACTACTAAATCTGTCGCAAACAAAGGGACGCTAGCAGAAGGAATCGCCATTGCATCACCAGCACGCGGAAAACAAATTCTTGAAGCAGTTCGTGAGACTAACGGTACGTTTTTAGCCATTAACGAAGATGAAATTCAACTTGCCAGGTCCATACTCGCTGCTAAAGGTTTCTATGTCGAGATCACATCAGCTGTTAACTATGCTGGCTACTTAAAATATAAGAACTCACCAGAAGAAAAAATAATAATTCCTCTTTGTGGGGCAGGGATTAAATCTTAG
- a CDS encoding putative holin-like toxin: MTTFQALVLMIAFASLVVSSVKDKK; the protein is encoded by the coding sequence TTGACAACTTTTCAAGCATTAGTGCTTATGATTGCATTTGCTAGTTTAGTTGTATCTAGCGTAAAAGACAAAAAATAA